The following proteins are co-located in the Eubalaena glacialis isolate mEubGla1 chromosome 14, mEubGla1.1.hap2.+ XY, whole genome shotgun sequence genome:
- the LOC133105120 gene encoding sodium-dependent multivitamin transporter, translating into MSVAVSTSTPLPPASDTNMVTSTFSLVDYVVFVLLLVLSLAIGLYHAYRGWGRHTIGQLLLADRKMGCFPVALSLLATFQSAVAILGVPSEIYRFGTQYWFLGCSYFLGLLIPAHVFIPIFYRLHLTSAYEYLELRFNKAVRVCGTVTFIFQMVIYMGVVLYAPSLALNAVTGFDLWLSVLTLGIVCTVYTALGGLKAVIWTDVFQTLVMFLGQLVVIIVGSAKVGGLGHVWDVASQHGLISGIELDPDPFVRHTFWTLAFGGVFMMLSLYGVNQAQVQRYLSSRTEKAAVLSCYAVFPCQQVVLCMGCLIGLVMFAYYQEYPMSTQQTQATPDQFVLYFVMDLLRGLPGLPGLFVACLFSGSLSTISSAFNSLATVTMEDLIRPWFPHFSEVRATMLSRIIAFGYGLLCLGMAYISSQMGPVLQAAISIFGMVGGPLLGLFCLGMFFPCANPPGAIVGLLAGLIMAFWIGIGSIVTSTGSGRASTPSNGSSFSLPSNLTAVTMATLMPSTTISKPTGLQRLYSLSYLWYSAHNSTTVIVVGLAVSLLSGGMRGRTLNPRTIYPVLPKLVALLPMSCQKRLHCKTLSQDLSVETAVFPEKVSNGMLRGSRDKEAMDVPEEGPAHQGISPTLILQETSL; encoded by the exons ATGAGTGTGGCGGTGAGcacctccactcccctccccccagcctcagaCACCAACATGGTCACATCCACCTTCTCCCTGGTGGACTATGTGGTCTTTGTCCTGCTGCTGGTTCTCTCCCTTGCCATTGGGCTCTACCATGCCTACCGTGGCTGGGGGCGACATACCATCGGCCAGCTGCTGTTGGCGGACCGCAAAATGGGCTGCTTTCCTGTGGCGCTGTCCTTGCTGGCCACCTTCCAGTCAGCCGTGGCCATCCTGGGCGTGCCGTCCGAGATCTACCGATTTGGGACCCAGTATTGGTTCCTGGGCTGCTCctatttcctggggctgctgatCCCAGCACATGTCTTCATCCCAATCTTCTACCGCCTGCATCTCACCAGTGCCTACGAG TACCTGGAGCTCCGGTTCAATAAAGCTGTGCGGGTTTGTGGGACCGTGACCTTCATCTTTCAGATG GTAATCTACATGGGGGTTGTCCTCTATGCACCATCATTGGCCCTCAATGCAG TGACTGGCTTTGATCTCTGGCTGTCAGTGCTGACCCTAGGCATTGTCTGTACCGTCTACACTGCTCTG GGTGGACTGAAGGCAGTCATCTGGACAGATGTGTTCCAGACACTGGTTATGTTCCTAGGGCAGCTGGTGGTTATCATTGTGGGCTCGGCCAAGGTGGGCGGTTTGGGGCACGTGTGGGATGTGGCTTCCCAGCATGGCCTTATCTCTGGAATCGA GCTGGATCCGGACCCTTTTGTGCGGCACACTTTCTGGACGCTGGCTTTCGGGGGTGTCTTCATGATGCTCTCCTTGTATGGAGTGAACCAGGCTCAGGTGCAGCGCTACCTCAGTTCCCGCACGGAGAAGGCTGCGGTGCT CTCCTGCTACGCCGTCTTCCCTTGCCAGCAGGTGGTCCTCTGCATGGGCTGCCTTATTGGCCTGGTCATGTTCGCCTACTACCAGGAGTATCCCATGAGCACCCAGCAGACTCAAGCAACCCCTGACCAG TTCGTCCTGTACTTTGTGATGGATCTCCTGAGAGGCCTGCCAGGCCTGCCTGGGCTCTTTGTTGCCTGCCTCTTCAGTGGCTCCCTAAG caCCATATCCTCTGCTTTTAATTCACTGGCAACTGTTACAATGGAAGACTTGATTCGACCCTGGTTCCCTCATTTCTCTGAAGTCCGGGCCACCATGCTTTCCAGAATCATCG cCTTTGGCTATGGGCTACTTTGTCTGGGAATGGCCTATATTTCCTCCCAGATGGGACCTGTGCTGCAG GCAGCGATCAGCATCTTTGGTATGGTTGGGGGCCCACTGCTCGGACTCTTCTGCCTTGGGATGTTCTTTCCTTGTGCCAATCCTCCT GGTGCCATCGTGGGCCTGTTGGCTGGACTGATCATGGCCTTCTGGATCGGCATTGGGAGCATAGTGACCAGCACGGGCTCTGGCAGAGCATCCACTCCCTCTAATGGGTCCAGCTTTTCCCTGCCCAGCAATCTGACTGCTGTCACCATGGCCACACTGATGCCCTCGACTACTATCTCCAA ACCCACAGGGCTACAGCGGCTCTACTCCCTGTCGTATTTGTGGTACAGTGCTCACAACTCCACCACGGTCATTGTGGTGGGCCTGGCTGTCAGTCTGCTCAGTG GCGGAATGCGGGGCCGGACCCTGAACCCTCGGACCATTTACCCAGTGTTGCCGAAACTCGTTGCCCTCCTGCCCATGTCCTGTCAGAAGCGACTTCACTGCAAAACCCTCAGCCAG GATCTCTCTGTGGAAACCGCTGTGTTTCCGGAGAAGGTGAGCAATGGGATGCTGAGGGGCAGCAGAGACAAGGAGGCCATGGATGTGCCTGAGGAAGGCCCAGCCCACCAGGGGATCAGCCCCACCCTCATCCTtcaggagacctcactctga